Proteins from one Choloepus didactylus isolate mChoDid1 chromosome 4, mChoDid1.pri, whole genome shotgun sequence genomic window:
- the LOC119532746 gene encoding LOW QUALITY PROTEIN: ribosome production factor 1-like (The sequence of the model RefSeq protein was modified relative to this genomic sequence to represent the inferred CDS: substituted 1 base at 1 genomic stop codon), with the protein MDFHRQYEQKVRGGNYLTVSRPLSREQSSPRSTAELKIDWKRKAASEESQEIVVNGDGAAESGVPPPKAAAFPPGFSISEIKNKQRXHLMFTRWKQQQRKEKLAAKKKLKKEREALGDKAPPKPTPKTIDNQRVHDETIVDPNDEEVAYDEATDEFASYFNRQTSPKILITTSDRPHGRTVRLCEQLSTVIPNSHVYYRRGLALKKIIPQCISRDFTDLIVINEDRKTPNGLILSHLPHGPTAHFKMSSVRRRKEIKRRGKDPTEHIPEIILNNFTTRLGHSIGRMFASLFPHNPQFIGRQVATFHNQRDYVFFRFHRYIFKSEKKVGIQELGPRFTLKLRSLQKGTFDSKYGEYEWVHKLREMDTSRRKFHL; encoded by the coding sequence aaatagattggAAACGGAAAGCCGCTTCCGAAGAATCTCAAGAGATTGTAGTCAATGGGGATGGGGCGGCGGAAAGCGGCGTTCCACCCCCGAAAGCGGCTGCCTTCCCTCCGGGCTTCAGCATTTCGGAGATTAAGAATAAGCAGCGGTGACATTTAATGTTCACGCGATGGAAACAGCAGCAGCGGAAGGAAAAATTGGCAGCtaagaaaaaacttaaaaaggagagagaggctctTGGTGATAAGGCTCCACCAAAGCCTACACCCAAGACCATCGACAATCAGCGAGTACATGATGAAACTATAGTAGACCCTAATGACGAAGAGGTTGCTTATGATGAAGCTACAGATGAATTTGCTTCTTACTTCAACAGACAGACTTCTCCCAAAATTCTCATCACAACATCAGACAGACCTCATGGGAGAACAGTACGACTCTGTGAACAGCTTTCTACAGTTATACCAAACTCACATGTTTATTACAGaaggggactggctctgaaaaaaattattccaCAGTGCATCTCTAGAGATTTCACAGATCTCATTGTTATTAATGAAGATCGTAAAACACCAAATGGACTTATTTTGAGTCACTTGCCACACGGTCCAACAGCTCATTTTAAAATGAGTAGTGTTCGTCGGCGTAAAGAAAtcaagagaagagggaaggaccCCACAGAGCACATTCCTGAAATAATTCTGAATAATTTTACAACACGGCTGGGCCATTCTATTGGACGTATGTTTGCATCTCTGTTTCCCCATAATCCTCAGTTTATCGGAAGGCAGGTTGCTACATTCCACAATCAGCGGGATTATGTCTTCTTCAGATTTCACAGATACATATTCAAGAGTGAAAAGAAAGTAGGAATTCAGGAGCTTGGACCACGTTTTACCTTAAAATTACGATCTCTTCAGAAGGGAACCTTTGATTCTAAATATGGAGAATATGAATGGGTGCATAAGCTCCGGGAAATGGatacaagtagaagaaaattccatttataa